The window AATGAGGCGAGCGATCGCCTCGCGATACGGCAGCGCGAGTCCCGCATCGTGCGTGAACATCCAGCGCACCGCCAGCTTGACTGCACGCGCCGACAAAATCACACACTCTGGGTATGACGTGCCGAAGCGCCGCTCCGCCTCCATCGCCGTCTTCGCGATCGCCTTGTAATCCTTTCGCGCCATCAAGAAATCAAAATTTGATGCCATGTCCTCACCGTTCTTTCCCTGATCGAGCTGCTGCGCAAGCATCTCCTGCGCCAGCCCCGGTTTCTCTCACGAGAATCTCAATTCACGTGGGCGCCCTTTCCATCCCTGCGGCGCCCGCTCATATATCTTATGCCGTCGGTCTTGCGCGACTGCGTGAGATCGACGATCTCGTCATGCTCCTTCTGCGGCTCTCGCCCAAGGCGGCAGAGGACGCGCGTGATGCGCACGCCCTCCGTTTCCTCGACAAAGAACTGTGCATCGCCGAATGCCGCCTTCTGTCCGATGCGCGGTGGATTGTCGACGTGCGCCGAAAGCCAGCCGCCCACGCTGTCGATCTCCTCCTCGTCGATCGCGACCTCCAGGATGTCCTCAAGTTCCTCCAAAAGCATCTTGGCGTCGACGGAGTAAAGGCACGCACCCTTCTTTTCCACCAGCGGGCGATCCGTATCGAACTCGTCCTGAATATCTCCGACGATTTCCTCGATGACGTCCTCGATCGTGACCATGCCCGCCGTGCCGCCATACTCATCGACGACAATGGCGAGCTGCGAGCGCTCCTGCTGCATCGTCTGCAAAAGGCGGCTGACGGCCATGGCCTCGGGCACGACGAGCGCATGGCGCGCGAGCTTCCGAAGATCGGGCGATTCTTTCTTGTAAAGCGTTTGTAAAAAGTCCTTGATATGCAAAAAGCCGATGACGTTGTCCTTGCCCCCGTCGCAGATCGGATAGCGCGTGAGCCTCTCCTCCATCGCCGTCTCAATGCTCTCTTCCAAAGAGTCCTCAAGATCGAGGCAGACCATGTCCGTGCGCGGAATCATGATCTCGCGCACGGAGAGATCGGCGAAGTCAAAGACGTTGTCGACAAATTCCAATTCCGTCTTATCGATGAAGCCTTGGCGATGACTCTCCTCCATGAGGACGCGGATCTCCTCTTCCGTATGCGCCACATCCTCCTCCTTCGTCACGACGGAGAAGCCCATGCGTTCCTCCGCCCAGTTCGCGACGTGATTCAGCAGCCAGACGAAAGGATACATGATGCGCTGGAAGACGAGGAGCGGCAAGGCGACTGTGAGCGCGACACTCTCGACCTTGCGGATCGCGACATTCTTCGGAATCAGCTCGCCGCCCACGATGTGCAGCGAGGTGATGAGGAAGAACGCGATGGCGAAGGAGACGGTTTCAACCGCGCTCTCCGGCACGCCGAACCACGAAAATGCCGGATGCAGCAAGGAAGCGACAACAGGCTCACCGAGCCAGCCCAAGCCCAGGGAAACGATGGTGATGCCAAGCTGCGTGACGGAAAGCGCCACGTCAAGGCGATCGGCCAGCTTCTTCGCATACGATGCGCGGCGGTTGCCCTCGGCGATGAGCACGTCGAGCCGAGAACTGCGCATCTTGACGATGGAAAACTCCGCCGCAACGAAGAACGCATTGCCGAAGACGAGCAGAAAGACGACAAGAATTTTCAAAGACAATAAAAAAGGATCTTCCAAGAACTCTCCCCCATCAAAATGCA of the Selenomonas sputigena genome contains:
- a CDS encoding hemolysin family protein, with the protein product MEDPFLLSLKILVVFLLVFGNAFFVAAEFSIVKMRSSRLDVLIAEGNRRASYAKKLADRLDVALSVTQLGITIVSLGLGWLGEPVVASLLHPAFSWFGVPESAVETVSFAIAFFLITSLHIVGGELIPKNVAIRKVESVALTVALPLLVFQRIMYPFVWLLNHVANWAEERMGFSVVTKEEDVAHTEEEIRVLMEESHRQGFIDKTELEFVDNVFDFADLSVREIMIPRTDMVCLDLEDSLEESIETAMEERLTRYPICDGGKDNVIGFLHIKDFLQTLYKKESPDLRKLARHALVVPEAMAVSRLLQTMQQERSQLAIVVDEYGGTAGMVTIEDVIEEIVGDIQDEFDTDRPLVEKKGACLYSVDAKMLLEELEDILEVAIDEEEIDSVGGWLSAHVDNPPRIGQKAAFGDAQFFVEETEGVRITRVLCRLGREPQKEHDEIVDLTQSRKTDGIRYMSGRRRDGKGAHVN